The following proteins are co-located in the Sporosarcina pasteurii genome:
- a CDS encoding type 1 glutamine amidotransferase domain-containing protein produces the protein MAKIATVITNLFEDSEYTVPAKAFEDAGHEVITIEKEAGAEIKGKKGETLTVDKGIDDVKPEDFDALLIPGGFSPDILRADDRFVEFTKAFMDAKKPVFAICHGPQLLITAKSLEGRDATGYKSVQVDMEYAGANFSDEEVVVCQNQLVTSRTPADMPAFNREALKLLDK, from the coding sequence ATGGCAAAAATCGCAACAGTGATTACAAATTTATTTGAAGACTCGGAGTATACGGTACCGGCAAAAGCGTTTGAAGATGCTGGACATGAAGTCATCACAATTGAAAAAGAAGCAGGCGCAGAAATTAAAGGGAAAAAAGGTGAAACGTTAACAGTTGATAAAGGAATCGACGATGTGAAGCCTGAAGATTTTGATGCGCTGTTAATTCCGGGAGGATTTTCTCCAGACATCCTACGTGCGGATGATCGTTTCGTAGAATTTACTAAAGCATTTATGGATGCTAAGAAGCCAGTCTTTGCCATTTGTCACGGACCACAGTTATTAATTACAGCAAAATCGCTTGAAGGGCGAGATGCGACAGGTTATAAATCTGTACAAGTTGACATGGAGTATGCAGGTGCTAACTTTTCAGATGAAGAAGTTGTCGTCTGTCAAAACCAATTGGTGACAAGCCGTACCCCGGCAGATATGCCAGCGTTTAATCGTGAAGCATTGAAGCTATTAGATAAATAA
- a CDS encoding Na+/H+ antiporter subunit A — translation MLTITMAIFIPFLAAILVPFIYKWKPRMIGWFVLIVPLVLFAGLARFIPTVASGMTMVNAIQWIPSANIHFTTYLDGLSIIFGLLITGVGSLVILYSIYYLSSRESLSHFYVYLLMFMGAMLGVVFSDNMMVLYVFWELTSISSFLLIAFWYHRKQSRYGAQKSMLITVSGGVAMLAGFIMLYAMTGSFSIRENIAMMGEITGHSLFIPAMVLVLLGAFTKSAQFPFHIWLPDAMEAPTPVSAYLHSATMVKAGIYLVARFTGVFGGDAVWFYTVSIVGIFTLFWGSFNAVRQTDLKALLAYSTISQLGLVMSLFGLGSAALNSGYSENSVLYAQATFAALFHLVNHSTFKGALFMVVGIVDLNAGTRDVRRLGGLMSLMPVTFTIAIIGSFSMAGLPPFNGFLSKEMFFEAMVAVRHLEFFSIGSWGTLFPVLAWLGSVFTFIYSMIIVFQTFFGEHQPDRLDREAHEAPVGMLIAPSILGLLVVAIFFFPNVIGDYLLRPAMAAVYPSLPQIGQAMDPIKIWHGPNMALWMTVGVIIIGFLLYISLNYWRSLYKIGPLRWNLDSVYNGALTMVERGSTLLTNTYMTGYLRHYFVYIFGFFLLTVAGTIFFVGGFTFDFSNDAPITVNEYILVFVMMVAGILMIFVSSRVTAILLNGVLGYSIALFFVVFRAPDLALTQIVVETVTTALFLLCFYFLPKMKKEKVVRASKVTNGIIAISAGTLVTVIALAVQGNKMFDSISSYFENAYELTGGKNIVNTILGDFRAFDTMLEVVVLFIAGIGVYTLIKLKARKGGRDVED, via the coding sequence TTGTTAACAATTACGATGGCGATTTTTATCCCCTTTTTAGCAGCGATTCTCGTACCATTTATTTATAAATGGAAACCACGCATGATTGGTTGGTTCGTACTGATTGTTCCTCTAGTTTTATTTGCTGGGCTTGCCCGGTTTATTCCAACAGTTGCATCGGGAATGACAATGGTAAACGCCATTCAATGGATTCCTTCGGCAAATATTCATTTTACTACGTATCTTGATGGGCTAAGTATCATTTTTGGACTCCTTATTACAGGGGTAGGTAGTTTAGTGATTCTATACTCAATTTACTACTTATCTAGCCGTGAATCATTAAGCCATTTTTATGTTTATTTGCTCATGTTTATGGGAGCGATGCTCGGGGTCGTTTTTTCAGACAATATGATGGTGTTATATGTGTTTTGGGAATTAACGAGTATTTCCTCATTTCTACTGATCGCATTTTGGTATCACCGTAAACAGTCCAGATATGGGGCGCAAAAATCTATGTTAATTACGGTTTCCGGCGGCGTTGCGATGTTGGCCGGATTTATCATGCTATATGCTATGACAGGATCTTTCAGTATACGAGAAAATATTGCCATGATGGGTGAAATTACGGGTCATTCCTTATTTATACCCGCAATGGTGCTCGTCTTACTTGGTGCGTTTACAAAATCTGCACAATTCCCTTTCCATATATGGTTGCCAGATGCTATGGAAGCACCTACACCAGTGAGTGCTTACTTGCACTCTGCAACGATGGTAAAGGCGGGCATTTATTTAGTTGCCCGGTTTACGGGTGTGTTTGGCGGGGATGCTGTTTGGTTTTATACAGTGAGTATTGTCGGGATCTTTACGTTATTTTGGGGTTCGTTTAATGCGGTGAGGCAGACTGACTTAAAGGCGCTTCTTGCTTATTCAACAATTAGTCAGCTTGGTCTTGTCATGAGTTTATTTGGTTTAGGGTCTGCAGCACTTAATTCGGGGTATAGCGAGAATTCTGTTTTATATGCTCAGGCGACGTTCGCCGCTTTATTTCATCTTGTGAACCATTCGACTTTCAAAGGCGCACTTTTCATGGTCGTTGGGATTGTCGACTTAAATGCAGGAACACGGGATGTTCGACGACTTGGCGGGCTGATGTCGTTAATGCCTGTGACGTTTACAATTGCTATAATCGGTAGTTTTTCAATGGCGGGTTTACCGCCGTTTAACGGTTTTTTAAGTAAAGAAATGTTTTTTGAGGCCATGGTAGCGGTACGCCATTTAGAGTTCTTTTCAATCGGCAGTTGGGGGACGCTGTTTCCAGTTCTTGCTTGGCTAGGCAGTGTTTTCACTTTTATCTACAGCATGATTATCGTTTTCCAAACATTCTTCGGGGAACATCAACCGGATCGTTTGGATCGAGAAGCACACGAAGCACCTGTTGGGATGCTAATTGCACCTTCGATTTTAGGATTGCTCGTTGTCGCTATATTCTTTTTCCCGAATGTCATTGGAGATTATTTATTGCGCCCAGCGATGGCGGCAGTATATCCTTCTTTGCCACAAATTGGACAGGCGATGGATCCGATTAAAATTTGGCATGGACCGAACATGGCGTTATGGATGACGGTTGGTGTAATTATCATTGGATTCTTATTGTACATTTCGCTTAATTATTGGCGTTCGTTATACAAAATTGGTCCATTACGTTGGAATTTGGATAGCGTTTATAATGGCGCTTTGACGATGGTGGAACGAGGCTCTACGTTATTAACGAATACTTATATGACGGGCTATTTACGTCATTATTTTGTGTATATTTTCGGCTTTTTCTTACTGACTGTTGCCGGAACGATATTTTTCGTTGGTGGATTCACCTTTGACTTTTCGAATGATGCACCCATCACAGTAAATGAGTATATTCTCGTCTTTGTTATGATGGTAGCGGGAATTTTAATGATTTTTGTGAGTTCGCGTGTTACGGCGATTTTACTAAATGGTGTATTAGGGTATTCGATTGCGTTATTTTTTGTTGTTTTCCGTGCACCTGATTTAGCACTGACCCAAATCGTTGTGGAAACTGTTACGACTGCTTTATTTTTACTCTGTTTTTATTTCCTACCTAAAATGAAAAAAGAGAAGGTTGTTCGTGCGTCAAAAGTGACAAATGGCATTATTGCGATATCAGCTGGAACGCTTGTAACGGTAATTGCGCTGGCAGTTCAGGGCAATAAAATGTTTGATTCTATTTCATCGTATTTTGAAAATGCGTATGAATTAACAGGTGGTAAAAACATTGTCAACACGATTTTAGGTGATTTCCGTGCTTTTGATACGATGCTTGAAGTTGTCGTTCTTTTCATCGCAGGAATCGGTGTTTATACATTAATTAAATTAAAAGCGAGGAAGGGGGGGCGAGACGTTGAAGATTAA
- a CDS encoding YceI family protein produces the protein MGNEVQTTNHWVVDAAHTSVGFTVKHMMFSKVRGSFTGVEGKLVGNPEDLTNAKIDFNIDVSTIHTNNEDRDNHLRSADFFDVDNHSHLSFVSTNIVKTSDTLYDVTGDVTMKGVTKSVTFTAEYEGTGKNPWGVDVAAFEVTGKISRSEFDLTWNQVLEAGGVLVGDDIALTMDVQLNPAQ, from the coding sequence ATGGGAAATGAAGTTCAAACAACAAATCATTGGGTAGTCGATGCGGCACACACATCTGTCGGTTTCACAGTGAAGCACATGATGTTTTCAAAAGTTAGAGGAAGCTTTACGGGCGTCGAGGGGAAACTAGTTGGAAACCCTGAAGATTTAACAAACGCGAAAATTGACTTTAACATTGATGTTTCAACGATTCATACAAATAACGAAGATCGAGATAATCACCTTCGTTCTGCAGATTTCTTCGATGTTGACAATCATTCACACCTATCATTTGTTTCGACAAACATTGTAAAAACAAGTGATACATTGTATGACGTAACAGGTGATGTGACGATGAAAGGCGTTACGAAAAGCGTGACATTCACAGCAGAATATGAAGGTACGGGGAAAAATCCATGGGGCGTCGATGTTGCAGCTTTTGAAGTAACAGGCAAAATCTCAAGATCTGAATTTGACCTAACATGGAACCAAGTACTTGAAGCAGGTGGCGTACTCGTCGGCGATGACATCGCGTTGACAATGGACGTTCAACTGAATCCAGCGCAGTAA
- a CDS encoding FAD-dependent oxidoreductase encodes MPNSLWLQSAYEHEPFPPLQEDIHCDVCIVGGGLSGIANAYYLAKQGKDVVLLEKDSLLAGATGNSTGKLTTQHDFVYANLINKFGREHARLYYDVNKDAVEFGRSIAKGDELLSANSILYAQTKAGEELLRQEAHAYTELSIPGELGRNSELPIPILSTLMMEDEAQIHPVRFGHTLAKLAIEAGARFYEQSDVQTMDFNDRFLTLKSAAKVHFKNLILSTHYPIEALKGIQVLKLAVDRSYIVSARADIALTGQYISVDSPKRSIRTAKIDGKTYFLLSGSSHTAGVEGNTTGHYERLYADLKDTFRLTSFITGWSAQDPETPDLIPYAGKITTSLPHVYISTGNRKWGLSNSLAGAKIISDQIVGRENPATALYAPNRTGFGDKLLQALKLTGLVVKEFTTGHIARTDAPICTHMGCRTRWNNAEETWDCPCHGSRFRKDGSVLEGPATKPLDLS; translated from the coding sequence ATGCCTAATTCATTATGGCTTCAAAGCGCATATGAACACGAGCCCTTCCCACCTCTCCAAGAGGATATACATTGTGACGTTTGTATCGTTGGGGGTGGCTTAAGTGGAATTGCCAATGCTTATTATCTCGCAAAACAAGGAAAAGACGTCGTACTTCTTGAAAAAGATTCACTTCTTGCTGGTGCAACTGGTAATTCTACTGGTAAATTAACAACCCAGCACGATTTTGTTTACGCAAATTTAATTAATAAATTCGGCCGTGAGCATGCAAGGTTATATTATGATGTCAACAAAGATGCTGTTGAATTTGGAAGATCGATTGCAAAAGGTGATGAATTATTATCGGCAAATTCCATTCTTTACGCTCAAACTAAAGCCGGCGAGGAGCTCTTGAGACAGGAAGCGCATGCCTACACGGAACTTAGTATTCCCGGCGAGCTCGGCAGAAATTCAGAATTGCCAATACCCATCCTTTCTACACTTATGATGGAAGATGAAGCCCAAATCCACCCTGTCCGCTTCGGCCACACACTTGCCAAGCTCGCTATCGAAGCTGGGGCACGCTTTTACGAACAATCTGACGTGCAAACAATGGATTTTAACGATCGCTTTTTAACGTTAAAATCTGCCGCAAAAGTACATTTTAAAAACCTGATACTGAGCACACATTATCCAATTGAAGCCCTAAAAGGCATTCAAGTGCTAAAGTTAGCTGTCGATCGCTCTTATATTGTTTCCGCAAGGGCTGACATTGCATTGACTGGGCAGTATATCTCTGTTGATTCGCCAAAAAGATCTATCAGAACGGCGAAAATTGATGGGAAAACCTATTTTTTATTGTCAGGATCAAGTCACACAGCCGGAGTTGAAGGGAATACAACTGGACATTATGAACGACTATATGCTGACTTGAAAGATACATTTCGCCTTACCTCTTTCATCACCGGATGGTCTGCCCAAGATCCTGAAACGCCAGATTTAATTCCTTATGCCGGAAAAATTACGACTTCTTTGCCGCACGTTTATATAAGTACAGGCAATCGAAAATGGGGTCTTTCAAATTCGTTGGCGGGCGCTAAGATTATTTCCGACCAAATTGTAGGGAGAGAAAATCCGGCGACTGCCCTATATGCTCCGAATCGCACAGGTTTTGGAGATAAACTGCTCCAGGCGCTAAAGTTAACTGGACTCGTTGTGAAAGAATTTACGACTGGACATATCGCACGGACGGATGCACCTATATGCACCCATATGGGTTGTCGAACGCGATGGAATAACGCCGAAGAGACTTGGGATTGCCCATGCCACGGTTCACGTTTTAGAAAAGACGGTTCTGTATTAGAAGGTCCTGCAACGAAGCCGTTAGATTTATCGTAA
- the hmpA gene encoding NO-inducible flavohemoprotein, producing the protein MLSQETIDIIKSTVPVLEEHGKTITTVFYKNMFEAHPELLNVFNHANQSQGRQQTALANTVYAAAANIDNLEAILPAVIQIAHKHKSLGITEDQYPIVGYHLLGAIKEVLGDAATPEIISAWGEAYGVIADVFISVEKEMYEQAEAMEGGWRTFKAFTVADKVVESDVITSFYLKPVDGNQLPSYLPGQYITVRVNIPGEEYTLNRQYSLSQALEEDVYRISVKREDECEPNGKVSTYLHRNVNVGDEIEVSVPAGDFYLDPESTTPVTLISGGVGITPMMSMYETIARISPERPVAFLHSARTRAHQAFNERITELDASLENSSVAVLYSEEGDGFITKDFLQEKVLEGSDIYVCGPTPFMQAVINYLYELGHPEEKVHYEFFGPKAELELVTAS; encoded by the coding sequence ATGCTTTCACAAGAAACGATCGACATTATTAAATCAACTGTACCGGTGTTAGAGGAACACGGGAAAACGATTACAACGGTTTTTTACAAAAATATGTTTGAGGCGCACCCTGAACTGCTAAACGTATTCAACCACGCAAACCAATCACAAGGTCGCCAACAAACAGCTTTAGCAAATACGGTATATGCAGCGGCAGCAAATATCGACAACTTAGAAGCAATTTTACCAGCGGTTATCCAAATCGCTCATAAGCATAAATCATTAGGAATTACAGAAGATCAATATCCGATTGTAGGCTATCATTTACTCGGCGCAATTAAAGAAGTACTCGGGGACGCAGCGACACCTGAAATCATTTCAGCATGGGGCGAAGCGTACGGCGTTATTGCAGATGTTTTCATTAGCGTCGAAAAAGAAATGTATGAACAAGCCGAAGCAATGGAAGGCGGATGGCGAACATTTAAAGCATTTACAGTAGCCGATAAAGTCGTCGAAAGTGATGTCATTACGTCATTTTATTTAAAACCTGTAGATGGCAATCAATTACCTAGTTACTTACCCGGACAATACATTACGGTGCGTGTAAACATCCCAGGTGAAGAATATACATTGAACCGCCAATATAGCTTATCCCAAGCACTAGAAGAAGATGTTTATCGCATTTCTGTGAAGCGTGAAGATGAATGTGAGCCAAACGGAAAAGTATCAACGTATCTACATCGTAACGTCAATGTTGGGGATGAAATTGAGGTCAGTGTTCCGGCTGGAGATTTCTATCTAGACCCAGAAAGTACAACACCGGTTACATTAATTAGCGGTGGGGTTGGGATTACGCCAATGATGAGCATGTACGAAACAATTGCACGCATTTCACCCGAGCGTCCAGTTGCATTCTTACATTCCGCACGTACGCGCGCACACCAAGCATTTAACGAGCGTATTACAGAACTAGATGCATCGTTAGAAAATTCATCTGTTGCAGTGCTGTACTCTGAAGAAGGCGATGGATTTATTACGAAAGATTTCCTACAAGAAAAAGTACTGGAAGGAAGCGACATTTACGTATGTGGTCCAACACCATTCATGCAAGCCGTCATTAACTACTTATACGAATTGGGCCACCCAGAAGAAAAAGTTCACTACGAATTCTTCGGTCCAAAAGCAGAACTTGAACTTGTTACAGCATCATGA
- a CDS encoding universal stress protein, which produces MGTAKSRMDESILVCVYYGPNGERLIRRGHKMATIMNCPLYILTVDPLPFDEFDAEKSEYVERWQELAEEFGVTKFIIRDNEKRPSAKVIKEVAHEHNITQIIIGQTAQSRWEEITKGSFMNVLLREMSFVDFHVVSVDRAMKDEDDDMFEKGVRAYLVKENDTYRVKFTLCKEAQYEGIFFKEIGTDFNNGIFKFMCNHKMCQVHIADDIVADPSFLKDKKQTKIEGA; this is translated from the coding sequence ATGGGCACGGCAAAAAGTCGTATGGACGAGAGCATTCTCGTTTGTGTTTACTACGGTCCAAATGGTGAACGTCTCATTAGACGGGGACATAAAATGGCAACAATCATGAACTGTCCACTATATATTTTAACGGTCGATCCTCTTCCATTCGATGAATTCGACGCGGAGAAATCAGAATATGTAGAGCGATGGCAAGAGCTGGCTGAAGAATTTGGTGTAACTAAATTTATCATTCGCGACAATGAAAAACGCCCTTCTGCTAAAGTAATTAAAGAGGTTGCCCACGAACATAATATTACGCAAATTATTATTGGGCAAACCGCACAAAGCAGATGGGAAGAAATTACAAAGGGTTCTTTTATGAATGTGCTTTTACGTGAAATGTCCTTTGTCGATTTCCACGTTGTGTCAGTCGATCGGGCCATGAAAGACGAAGATGACGATATGTTTGAAAAAGGCGTTCGTGCATACTTAGTCAAAGAAAATGACACGTATCGCGTGAAATTCACATTATGTAAAGAGGCCCAGTATGAGGGCATCTTCTTTAAAGAAATTGGCACAGATTTTAACAACGGCATATTCAAATTCATGTGCAATCATAAAATGTGTCAAGTGCATATTGCGGATGATATCGTTGCTGACCCTTCATTCTTAAAAGATAAAAAGCAAACTAAAATTGAAGGCGCATAA
- a CDS encoding DsbA family protein: MKIEVWSDYVCPFCYIGKRRLEEAIKASGLEEVEVVYKAYELEPNAIATSDESMIEVLAGKYKISIEEAKAMTDNVALQAQSVGLNYDFEKMRPANTFHAHRLAKFAEQEGLGEQMTEQLLHAYFIEGEKIGTFETLVELSKKLGLSEERTKEMLHSEEFADDVKEDIKEAGQIGVQGVPFFVINRKYAISGAQPTETFVNALRKAAGETV; encoded by the coding sequence ATGAAAATAGAGGTATGGTCTGATTATGTTTGTCCATTTTGTTATATAGGAAAAAGAAGGTTAGAGGAAGCGATAAAAGCATCTGGCTTGGAAGAAGTTGAAGTTGTTTACAAAGCTTATGAACTTGAACCTAATGCAATTGCAACCTCAGATGAGTCGATGATCGAGGTTTTAGCTGGAAAATATAAGATTTCTATTGAAGAGGCAAAGGCGATGACAGATAACGTTGCGCTCCAGGCACAATCTGTTGGATTAAATTATGATTTTGAAAAGATGCGTCCAGCGAATACGTTTCATGCTCATCGACTCGCGAAGTTTGCGGAGCAAGAAGGTCTAGGGGAGCAAATGACAGAGCAACTGTTACATGCTTATTTTATAGAAGGCGAAAAAATAGGTACGTTTGAAACATTGGTTGAACTATCGAAAAAACTCGGCCTATCGGAAGAACGAACGAAAGAAATGCTGCATTCAGAGGAATTTGCAGATGATGTGAAGGAAGATATTAAAGAGGCGGGGCAGATTGGTGTACAAGGCGTTCCGTTTTTCGTTATTAATAGAAAATATGCGATTTCCGGGGCACAACCGACAGAAACATTTGTCAATGCGCTTCGGAAAGCAGCGGGTGAAACAGTATAA
- a CDS encoding alpha/beta fold hydrolase, which produces MLHYKTYEIGPEAPWVTFVHGAGGSSSTWFKQIREFRKKHNVLLVDLRGHGKSERGRWKKGDTFLDVAKDVVDVLDKLKIEQTHVIGMSLGTIVAQTIADNYPERVSSLILGGAIIRFDIRTKFLIAVGNATKLFIPYMLLYKIFAYIIMPRKQHEESRLAFVNQAKKMCQKEFIKWFSLTRLINPYLDRLQASTTDIPTLFIMGDEDYLFIPPIEEVVRQNEGFEFIKIKNSGHVCNIDQPEKFNQLSINYISKIEHRKAAIQIG; this is translated from the coding sequence TTGCTTCATTACAAAACATATGAAATAGGTCCTGAAGCGCCGTGGGTTACTTTTGTACATGGTGCGGGTGGAAGTTCTTCAACTTGGTTTAAACAGATTCGTGAATTTAGAAAAAAGCACAATGTTCTTCTTGTAGACCTCCGTGGACATGGAAAATCTGAACGTGGCCGTTGGAAAAAAGGAGATACATTTTTAGATGTTGCAAAAGATGTTGTGGATGTATTAGATAAATTAAAAATAGAACAGACACATGTAATCGGAATGTCGCTAGGGACAATCGTTGCACAGACAATTGCAGATAATTATCCTGAACGCGTAAGTTCGTTAATTCTCGGCGGTGCGATTATTCGGTTCGATATACGTACGAAGTTTTTAATTGCGGTAGGGAATGCGACGAAGTTATTTATTCCTTACATGCTCCTATATAAAATTTTTGCTTATATTATTATGCCGCGCAAGCAGCATGAAGAATCACGTCTTGCTTTTGTCAATCAAGCAAAGAAAATGTGTCAAAAAGAGTTTATAAAATGGTTTTCATTGACGAGGCTCATTAATCCTTATTTGGATAGATTGCAAGCGTCTACAACGGATATTCCTACATTGTTTATCATGGGGGATGAAGATTATTTATTCATTCCGCCGATTGAGGAAGTTGTACGACAAAATGAAGGTTTTGAGTTTATTAAAATTAAAAATAGTGGACATGTTTGTAATATCGATCAGCCAGAAAAGTTTAATCAGTTGTCCATTAATTATATTTCGAAAATTGAACATAGAAAAGCCGCTATCCAAATTGGATAA
- a CDS encoding Rrf2 family transcriptional regulator, translated as MRLTMYTDFSLRVLLYLGIKGKEELSTVQEISDVYNISKNHLTKVTHELGKMGLVETIRGRGGGIRLNVHPSEINIGETVRKTEDDFHLVECFNCEINQCIITPVCRLKNVLHEALDAYFKVLDSYTLADFVENNDGLASILLGKPL; from the coding sequence ATGCGTTTAACGATGTACACAGATTTTTCTTTACGTGTGCTTTTGTACCTTGGAATTAAAGGAAAAGAAGAGTTATCTACTGTTCAAGAAATTTCTGATGTCTATAATATATCTAAAAACCATTTAACAAAAGTGACCCATGAGCTTGGTAAAATGGGGTTGGTCGAAACGATTCGTGGACGTGGTGGGGGCATTCGTTTGAACGTTCATCCGAGTGAAATTAATATTGGAGAAACTGTTCGAAAGACAGAAGATGATTTTCACCTAGTAGAGTGTTTTAATTGCGAAATCAATCAATGCATCATTACGCCCGTATGTCGATTAAAAAATGTTTTGCACGAGGCATTAGATGCTTACTTTAAAGTTTTAGATAGCTATACATTGGCTGATTTTGTTGAAAATAACGATGGACTTGCCTCAATATTATTAGGCAAGCCGTTATGA
- the murB gene encoding UDP-N-acetylmuramate dehydrogenase produces MSKHQWFTDLQAMITEGIIKLNEPLCKYTATKLGGAADLFVMPGNIEETITTVKYAHANQIPLLLLGNGSNMVVRDGGVRGIVLHLAKLNKIKVEGTLIHAEGGANIFDASKVAASHSLTGFEFACGIPGSIGGAMAMNAGAYGGEVKDIIVQATVLTEAGEVLVLSKEELELGYRQSIIAKKGYYVLSADFRLEEGDQEEINAKVADLTYQRESKQPLEFPSAGSVFKRPPGYFAGKLIQDCGMQGKGHGGAEVSTKHAGFIVNKNEATATDYIQTIEMVKAEVKKTFGVELELEVKIVGEE; encoded by the coding sequence ATGTCAAAACATCAATGGTTTACTGATTTACAGGCAATGATTACAGAGGGAATAATAAAATTAAATGAACCACTATGTAAATACACAGCAACAAAACTTGGGGGAGCGGCAGATCTTTTTGTGATGCCAGGGAACATCGAAGAAACAATTACGACTGTAAAATACGCGCATGCTAATCAAATTCCACTTTTATTACTTGGAAATGGTTCAAATATGGTTGTGCGAGATGGCGGGGTTCGAGGCATTGTTCTTCATTTAGCAAAGTTAAATAAAATTAAAGTCGAAGGTACCTTGATTCATGCAGAAGGTGGGGCCAATATTTTCGATGCGTCCAAAGTTGCGGCAAGTCATTCTTTAACTGGATTTGAGTTTGCATGTGGCATTCCTGGTTCTATCGGCGGAGCGATGGCGATGAATGCAGGGGCTTATGGCGGTGAAGTGAAGGATATTATTGTGCAAGCGACTGTCCTTACTGAGGCTGGTGAAGTACTCGTCCTTTCTAAAGAGGAATTGGAACTTGGTTACCGTCAAAGTATTATCGCGAAGAAAGGTTATTATGTATTGTCAGCAGATTTCCGTCTGGAAGAAGGCGACCAAGAGGAAATAAACGCTAAAGTGGCGGACTTAACGTATCAGCGTGAATCTAAACAACCGCTAGAGTTTCCTTCAGCTGGAAGTGTTTTTAAACGTCCACCTGGATACTTCGCCGGAAAACTGATTCAAGATTGCGGCATGCAAGGGAAAGGCCATGGGGGAGCGGAAGTGTCTACGAAACATGCCGGCTTTATTGTGAATAAAAACGAAGCGACTGCAACGGATTATATTCAAACGATTGAGATGGTAAAAGCCGAAGTGAAGAAGACGTTTGGTGTTGAATTAGAACTTGAAGTGAAAATTGTAGGGGAAGAGTAA
- a CDS encoding manganese-dependent inorganic pyrophosphatase — MSKVLVFGHKNPDTDSITAAISYAYLKRQLGMDAEAVRLGVVSNETAYALEHFGFEAPRFIEKAAPEASQVILVDHNEKQQSVDDLDEVQIIEVIDHHRIANFETNDPLYYRAEPVGCTATILNKLYKENGVEVPKDIAGLMLSAIISDSLLFKSPTFTEEDRVAAEELAEIAGVNAEEYGLEMLKAGADLSDKTIEELIALDAKEFTFENGLKIEIAQVNAVDVDEVMEQQPEFEAAIDKVIAEKGLGLFLFVVTDIINNDSIVLALGEQAERAAAAFDVSLSNRTATLTGVVSRKKQIVPVLTEALK; from the coding sequence ATGAGTAAAGTATTAGTTTTTGGACATAAGAATCCGGATACAGATTCAATTACGGCGGCAATTAGTTATGCCTATTTAAAGCGTCAATTAGGAATGGATGCAGAAGCTGTTCGACTTGGTGTAGTGTCGAATGAAACAGCTTATGCACTTGAGCATTTCGGTTTTGAAGCACCAAGATTTATTGAAAAGGCAGCACCTGAAGCAAGTCAAGTAATCTTAGTAGACCACAATGAAAAACAACAAAGTGTTGATGATCTGGATGAGGTTCAAATTATCGAAGTGATTGACCATCATCGTATTGCGAATTTCGAAACAAATGACCCGCTTTACTATCGAGCAGAACCGGTGGGTTGTACAGCGACAATTTTAAATAAGCTTTATAAAGAAAATGGTGTGGAAGTACCAAAAGATATTGCAGGTCTTATGCTTTCTGCGATCATTTCGGACTCACTGTTATTTAAATCGCCAACATTTACGGAAGAAGACCGTGTTGCAGCAGAAGAACTTGCGGAAATTGCAGGTGTCAATGCAGAAGAATACGGACTGGAAATGTTAAAAGCAGGGGCAGATTTAAGCGATAAAACAATTGAAGAACTAATTGCACTTGATGCAAAAGAGTTTACGTTTGAAAATGGATTGAAAATCGAAATTGCACAAGTGAATGCGGTAGATGTTGATGAAGTGATGGAGCAACAACCTGAGTTTGAAGCAGCGATTGATAAAGTTATCGCGGAAAAAGGACTTGGCTTATTTTTATTCGTTGTGACAGACATCATTAACAACGATTCAATCGTGTTGGCACTTGGTGAACAAGCAGAGCGCGCTGCAGCAGCCTTCGATGTATCATTATCGAATCGTACAGCGACATTAACAGGCGTCGTATCACGTAAAAAGCAAATCGTTCCAGTTTTAACAGAAGCTTTGAAATAA